Part of the Verrucomicrobiia bacterium genome, CGAGTCCGTGGCCGGACTTGAAGGCGGCCCGGGCTTTGGCGGGGTCGAAATTGCCCGCGGCATCGACGAGCTTTTGCGCCTTCTCCTGCCATACACACATCATCTGCGCCGCCTTTTCCGCCAGCGTCATGCGGGCGAGCAGGTCGCGCACCCGCCTTTCGGCCGGGAGTTGGGGGTTTTGATAAGCGGGGGCGGGTGAAAGCTTTTTGGCCATGTCGAATGGATCGTGTTGGTGGCTTCACGGTAGCAAGCCGGGGCAGGGGGGGACATACGACGAATGGCGGATTCCCCTGGCCGGTTGGACCGGGTGGTGGAAAATGCATTTCGCCCAGCCGGCGGTGGGGATGCGGAGTTATGTCCGGGCCGATGACTTTCCTTCGCCCTTGGGTATGGAACGCATGTATTTGGCCGCCGCCTCGGCCCGGCAACGCACGTGCAGCTTCTCGAAGATGTGCATGAGATGCGTGCGGACGGTCGAGAAGCTGATGTCGAGCCGCGCGCCGATTTCCTTGTTGGTCAGCCCCTCGGTGATGAGGGCAAGGATTTCCGATTCGCGGGGCGACAGTTCGGCGGTTTCGTCATCGCTGCTGGGGCGTTCCATGAAGGAGCGGACAACCATGCGGGCGATTTCCGCGGTCATGGGCGCGCCGCCCGAGCGGACCTCGGCAATCGCCTTCAAAATTTCCGCCTCGTCCGCGCGTTTGAGCACGTAGCCGCAGGCGCCGGCCTTGAGCGCCTGAAAAATCACCTTCGTGTCCTTGTAAACGGTCAGCATGATGACCTGCACCTGGGGGAGCTTTTCCCGCAGGCGCGCGGTGCAGACGATGCCCGATTCGCCCGGCAGATGGATGTCCATGAGCACGACATCCGGCTTCAGCGGGGGAATTTGCGCCAGTGCCTCTTCCGCCGAACGGCAGGTGCACACGCATTGGTAACCCGGCGTGGCCGCGATGTAATCGGCGAGGCACTGCCGCAACATGGCGTTGTCTTCAACGATGGCGACGCGGGTCGGCATGGCAGTGGTGGCTGCCCGCAATTCTGTGGTCAACAACGTGGACATGCGAGTGTAATTCCCGCGCCGGGGCCGGGCGCAATTCGGAGCATAACCCGCCGCGCGGCAAATCCCATCGGTCAGATGGCGGATGCGGCCTGGTCCGGCACCGGCGCGAAGATGGTGACGCGCGTGCCGGCGCCGGTGCGTGACGCGATTTCGCACGTGCCGCCGGTGCGTGCGAGACGTTCCGGCAGGTTGCGCAGGCCGTGGCCTTCGGCGCCGAGTTCGCCCGGTTCAAAGCCCCGGCCGTTGTCCGTGATGACAATCCGAATGCCCTGCACGTCCGCTTCCAGTTGGAACTCCACTTCGCTGGCGCCGGAATGCCGCACGACGTTGTGCAGCGCCTCTTTGACGGCGAGGAACAGATCGTGGCGGACCTGGCCGTCCAGCATCCGGTCCGGCAGCGACACGGGAATCTTGAACCGGCAGACGATGCCGGAAGCCGCGAGGTAATCAGCCGCGTAACCACTGAGGTAATCCGCCAGCGATTGCAGGGAATTGGCCTCGGGATTGACCGCCCACACGATGACGTCCAGCGCGCTGACGAGGGCGCGCGCCTTTTCGGTGATGGCCTGGAACAGCGTGGGCGTGCGCGCGTCGGTGCCGGGCTGGCGCAGGCCCGTGCTGGCCAGCACACGGATTTCCGTGAGACTCGAGCCGAGGTCGTCATGCAGGTCGCGCGCGATGCGGGAGCGTTCCATTTCCAGGGCGCGCTCGCGTTCGGCGTGTTCACGGCGGGCGTGCTCGCGTTCGAACTG contains:
- a CDS encoding response regulator transcription factor encodes the protein MSTLLTTELRAATTAMPTRVAIVEDNAMLRQCLADYIAATPGYQCVCTCRSAEEALAQIPPLKPDVVLMDIHLPGESGIVCTARLREKLPQVQVIMLTVYKDTKVIFQALKAGACGYVLKRADEAEILKAIAEVRSGGAPMTAEIARMVVRSFMERPSSDDETAELSPRESEILALITEGLTNKEIGARLDISFSTVRTHLMHIFEKLHVRCRAEAAAKYMRSIPKGEGKSSART